A window of the Hypomesus transpacificus isolate Combined female chromosome 8, fHypTra1, whole genome shotgun sequence genome harbors these coding sequences:
- the LOC124470218 gene encoding uncharacterized protein LOC124470218 — protein MADLPADRVCPDEAPFTWVGVDYVGPFEVKSRRSLVKRYGVIFTCLTIRAIHIEVASSLDTDSFIHALRRFIARRGQVQELRSDNGTNFIGAERELRQAIEGWNQGRINDMLLKKNIKWVFNPPTGSHHGGAWERLIRSVRKVFNSTVRSQNLDEEGFYTIVCEIESIINGRPLTKASSDPNDLEALTPNHLLLLKSSPSLPPGEFHKNDIYARRRWKQVQYMSDLFWKRWVQEYLPQLQEWQKWCDKKRNFTVGDIVLIVDETAPRNSWIMGKVIQTFPDRRGLVRRLLIKTKTNQLDRPITKVCLLQEAEA, from the exons ATGGCTGATCTGCCTGCAGATAGGGTCTGTCCAGACGAAGCACCATTCACCTGGGTAGGAGTGGATTACGTCGGACCCTTTGAAGTCAAGAGCCGGAGGAGCTTGGTAAAGAGATATGGAGTAATATTTACCTGTCTGACCATACGAGCCATCCATATTGAAGTAGCGTCGTCTTTGGATACTGATTCATTTATCCACGCATTACGACGCTTTATAGCGAGACGTGGCCAAGTTCAGGAACTGCGTTCTGATAATGGGACAAACTTTATTGGAGCAGAGCGTGAGCTCAGGCAAGCTATTGAAGGTTGGAATCAGGGCCGTATCAATGATATGCTTTTAAAGAAAAACATCAAGTGGGTCTTCAACCCCCCTACAGGTTCGCACCATGGGGGAGCATGGGAAAGACTTATAAGGTCAGTACGCAAAGTATTTAATTCTACAGTGAGGTCACAGAATCTTGATGAAGAAGGTTTCTATACCATTGTCTGTGAAATAGAATCAATCATAAATGGCCGCCCACTTACTAAGGCATCTTCTGATCCTAATGATTTGGAAGCACTGACccctaac CATCTGTTGCTGTTGAAATCCTCTCCATCCCTACCACCAGGGGAGTTCCATAAAAATGACATCTATGCTCGCCGCCGCTGGAAGCAAGTCCAGTATATGTCAGATTTATTTTGGAAGCGGTGGGTCCAGGAGTATCTACCACAGTTGCAGGAATGGCAAAAGTGGTGTGACAAGAAGCGCAACTTCACGGTGGGGGACATAGTCCTCATTGTGGATGAGACAGCACCTCGTAATTCCTGGATAATGGGAAAGGTCATCCAAACGTTCCCAGACAGAAGAGGTCTTGTACGAAGGCTGCTTATcaagacaaagacaaaccaGCTGGACAGGCCAATAACTAAGGTCTGTCTTCTACAAGAGGCGGAAGCCTGA